In Sphingomonas crocodyli, a genomic segment contains:
- a CDS encoding NAD(P)/FAD-dependent oxidoreductase: protein MTETADAIIIGGGLHGLSAALQLARRGLNVLLLERARIGRHSSGASAAGVRTLGRAPAELPISLAAMEMWHNIADLVGDDCGFQATGQLRVAETQAQLEQLSAQVTQHQLRGYTNEEIVGAAELRELAPTIAPHCLGGVFARRDGAADPHRTLAAFLRSARSAGVQIREGAGVTSLAKRGDIWLVAAGEDRFEAPLLVNAAGAWAGQIAAMAGDDIPIGTKASMMIVTERIAPMLKPTVSAVGRMLSFKQTLQGTILIGGGQQGRFDLVRESADVDARALAKSAAAAVALFPGVERLRIVRTWSGLEAATQDHIAIAGLSPSTSGLMHLFGFTGHGFQLVPALGIVTADMLLDGATCFDVAGLRPDRLMHGAARDPLLAKQA from the coding sequence ATGACCGAGACCGCTGATGCCATCATAATTGGTGGCGGTCTGCACGGCCTGTCAGCTGCGCTGCAACTCGCGCGGCGCGGGCTCAATGTTCTGCTGCTTGAGCGGGCACGGATCGGTCGTCATTCTTCGGGAGCGTCTGCTGCTGGTGTGCGAACGCTTGGCCGTGCTCCCGCAGAACTACCGATATCGCTCGCCGCAATGGAGATGTGGCACAATATCGCAGACCTGGTTGGCGACGATTGCGGCTTCCAAGCGACTGGCCAGCTGCGGGTTGCCGAAACGCAGGCCCAGCTCGAACAATTGTCCGCGCAGGTCACCCAGCACCAACTGCGCGGCTATACCAACGAAGAAATCGTGGGTGCGGCAGAGCTGCGCGAGCTTGCGCCTACCATAGCTCCGCACTGCTTAGGCGGCGTCTTTGCTCGGCGCGACGGCGCCGCGGACCCGCATCGCACGCTCGCGGCATTTCTACGCTCTGCACGCTCAGCCGGCGTGCAGATCCGTGAAGGTGCTGGGGTGACGTCTCTTGCGAAGCGCGGTGACATTTGGCTGGTGGCGGCCGGGGAGGATCGGTTCGAGGCACCGCTCCTGGTCAATGCGGCGGGCGCTTGGGCGGGTCAGATCGCAGCGATGGCGGGCGATGACATTCCAATTGGCACCAAGGCATCAATGATGATCGTCACCGAGCGGATCGCCCCCATGCTCAAGCCGACAGTAAGCGCAGTAGGCCGCATGTTGTCGTTCAAACAAACGCTTCAGGGCACAATTCTCATCGGGGGAGGTCAGCAAGGCCGCTTCGACCTCGTGCGAGAAAGCGCCGATGTCGACGCACGCGCCCTTGCTAAGTCTGCGGCAGCAGCGGTCGCTCTCTTTCCCGGTGTGGAACGGCTCCGGATCGTGCGGACATGGTCTGGCTTGGAAGCCGCAACACAAGACCATATTGCGATTGCAGGACTCTCGCCGTCCACCTCAGGCCTTATGCATTTATTCGGTTTCACAGGTCACGGCTTCCAGCTCGTGCCGGCCTTAGGGATTGTTACGGCCGACATGCTGCTTGATGGCGCCACTTGCTTCGATGTCGCTGGGCTGCGGCCAGATCGCCTTATGCATGGAGCTGCGCGCGACCCGCTTCTGGCAAAACAAGCCTGA
- a CDS encoding TonB-dependent receptor plug domain-containing protein, which translates to MREVNQARTARNSMMSASSVLALLASISAAAPAVAQSPADVTEVSDIIVTGVRGKPRSALDSPTPVDVLSGKDLADAGHANLYQDMQLQVPSFNYTTKAGGGTSSAILSGGLRGLNPDHTLVLVNGMRFHHTSLINVGQGLYNGTAPVDLGMIPTSSINRIEVLREGAAAQYGSDAISGVINVILKDTPGGSLSAQYGQNMDRSDGEQLLIRGDYGFKYSDTGSLNLFFSATDQNASDRSYPIASTVQLYPRLANGQLDPREATVNRQISKGFGLFPTKQWQVGFNASDQVGDVELFAFGTFSKRTTDIIFPPIIPNQKEALPEIYPNFTYVIQRIRETDGQLAIGARGTISDWDWSLSSTAGENHAPQDTLDSLNPSLGPTSPTEFYIGSLTSQEWVNSLDVTRKLDMSSGGSLQVSFGLQHRFERFKIAAGDLASYQLGTYVRPAGQAFAGQFLPAGAFFAPGLRPADAGSWNRNVLAGYVELGYEPTERLFIGAAGRVERYDDTSGTSVVGKVDGRYKATDWLSLRGSFGNGFRAPSLAQQHYSKASTTPSNAAANLGQPITNQILPVGTPAAIALGASPLKPEKSIDASLGFTMNPAPNFNVTVDGYIVKLSDRIALGSILQGAAVANILRANGIDPNLTGQYFTNAVDTRTSGVDVIATYRADLGNAGDLRLTAAFNYNHTKITDIAPNPAALNALGATYVQVDRVTQGYLTDAIPETKVALGANWTVDKFTFNLQGVRYGSFETPGANATLDRFFKAKWITNAMVKYNITKQVSFAVGADNLFNVYPPANNIPLAQYGYNQYPRFGPYGFTGGFYYGRIQIDF; encoded by the coding sequence ATGAGGGAAGTCAATCAGGCGCGGACAGCGAGAAACTCGATGATGTCGGCTAGTTCGGTCTTAGCGTTGCTTGCATCGATTTCCGCAGCAGCGCCTGCGGTGGCCCAATCTCCGGCTGACGTCACAGAAGTCTCAGACATCATCGTGACGGGTGTGCGCGGTAAACCGCGCTCTGCACTGGACAGCCCGACGCCTGTCGACGTGCTCAGCGGTAAGGATCTGGCGGACGCGGGGCACGCCAACCTTTATCAGGACATGCAGCTGCAGGTCCCTTCCTTCAACTATACGACCAAGGCTGGTGGCGGCACATCGAGCGCAATCCTCTCAGGCGGCTTGCGCGGCCTTAACCCAGACCACACGCTCGTTCTCGTCAACGGCATGCGGTTCCACCACACCTCGCTGATCAACGTGGGCCAGGGCCTCTACAACGGCACGGCACCTGTTGATCTGGGTATGATCCCGACCTCGTCGATCAACCGTATCGAAGTTCTGCGCGAGGGGGCCGCCGCGCAATATGGTTCGGACGCAATCTCTGGCGTGATCAACGTCATTTTGAAGGATACGCCCGGAGGATCGCTTAGCGCGCAATATGGTCAGAATATGGACCGTAGCGACGGCGAGCAGCTTCTCATTCGCGGCGACTATGGCTTCAAATATTCCGATACGGGATCGCTGAACCTGTTCTTCTCAGCAACCGATCAAAATGCATCCGACCGCTCTTATCCGATCGCGTCGACCGTCCAACTTTATCCCAGACTGGCCAACGGGCAGCTCGACCCGCGCGAAGCGACGGTCAATCGGCAGATCAGCAAGGGCTTCGGCCTGTTCCCGACAAAGCAGTGGCAGGTCGGGTTCAACGCGAGCGATCAGGTTGGCGACGTTGAGCTGTTTGCCTTCGGCACGTTCAGCAAGCGTACCACCGACATCATCTTCCCACCGATCATTCCGAACCAGAAGGAAGCGCTGCCGGAAATCTATCCGAACTTCACTTATGTGATCCAGCGGATCCGCGAGACCGATGGGCAGCTGGCGATTGGCGCACGCGGCACGATCAGCGACTGGGATTGGAGCCTGTCTTCGACGGCAGGCGAAAATCATGCGCCCCAAGACACGCTCGACAGTCTCAATCCGAGCCTTGGACCGACGAGCCCAACCGAGTTTTACATCGGTTCGCTGACTTCGCAGGAATGGGTCAACTCGCTTGATGTGACCCGCAAGCTCGACATGTCGAGTGGTGGCAGCCTTCAGGTTTCGTTTGGTCTCCAGCACCGGTTCGAACGCTTCAAGATCGCAGCCGGCGATCTGGCGAGCTATCAGTTGGGGACCTATGTCCGCCCGGCGGGCCAGGCTTTCGCTGGCCAGTTCCTGCCGGCGGGTGCGTTCTTCGCACCAGGCTTGCGGCCCGCTGACGCAGGCTCTTGGAACCGCAATGTCCTCGCTGGCTATGTCGAATTGGGATATGAACCCACTGAGCGCCTGTTCATCGGGGCTGCTGGCCGCGTCGAGCGTTATGATGACACATCCGGCACCAGCGTCGTGGGCAAAGTCGATGGTCGCTACAAGGCGACCGATTGGCTTTCGCTGCGTGGCTCTTTCGGCAACGGCTTTAGGGCCCCAAGCCTTGCCCAGCAGCATTATTCAAAGGCCAGCACGACGCCGAGTAATGCCGCTGCCAATCTTGGTCAGCCGATCACCAACCAGATCCTGCCTGTCGGTACCCCGGCTGCCATTGCTCTAGGCGCCTCGCCGCTAAAGCCTGAAAAGTCGATCGATGCGAGCCTCGGCTTCACGATGAACCCCGCCCCGAACTTCAATGTGACGGTCGACGGCTATATTGTGAAGCTTAGCGATCGCATCGCGCTTGGCAGCATTTTGCAGGGTGCGGCTGTCGCCAACATCCTCAGGGCCAATGGCATCGATCCCAACCTCACCGGTCAATATTTCACCAATGCCGTTGATACGCGCACGAGCGGTGTGGATGTCATCGCCACTTACCGTGCCGATCTCGGTAATGCCGGTGATCTCCGCCTGACAGCAGCGTTCAACTATAACCATACCAAGATTACGGACATTGCGCCCAACCCCGCGGCGTTGAACGCGCTCGGCGCGACCTACGTGCAGGTTGATCGCGTTACCCAGGGCTATCTGACGGACGCAATCCCCGAAACCAAGGTGGCGCTTGGTGCCAATTGGACCGTCGATAAGTTCACGTTCAACCTTCAGGGCGTCCGCTACGGAAGCTTTGAAACACCCGGCGCGAACGCGACGCTCGATCGCTTCTTCAAGGCGAAGTGGATCACCAATGCGATGGTGAAATACAATATCACCAAGCAGGTGAGTTTTGCGGTTGGCGCAGACAATCTCTTCAACGTCTACCCGCCGGCCAACAACATCCCGCTCGCCCAATATGGCTACAACCAATATCCGCGCTTTGGCCCGTACGGCTTCACTGGCGGCTTCTATTATGGGCGCATCCAGATCGATTTCTGA
- a CDS encoding LysR substrate-binding domain-containing protein encodes MPRQINLRQIEAFKALIESGTVSRGAEILSISQPAMSKLIAHLELDTGLKLFDRVKKRLAPTEHAIRLHNEIDRIFAGVRQVENAIDALRREEQGRLMIGVLPALAGSFIQRVIIDFLDKHPNVFCSIKTYSSHMVVERLVVRQLDVGLTNGRIDNPYVSFEPLMEDPLVCIMPLDHPLTSKKRVEPSDLDQLPFIGFDPDIYVSHLITKVLDTYKVQPNIILSATSAQPVCEFVAAGLGVSLVHPIMLDGMEHRVAVRPFDPDIMFHFQLARMADGRNARFAEALVDEIRRTASAISKRIVSDR; translated from the coding sequence GTGCCCCGCCAAATCAATCTTCGTCAGATCGAAGCTTTCAAGGCTCTCATTGAGAGCGGAACGGTCAGCCGTGGAGCCGAAATCCTTAGCATTTCCCAGCCTGCAATGAGCAAGCTGATCGCTCATCTCGAACTGGATACCGGGCTTAAGCTTTTCGATCGCGTGAAGAAGCGGCTTGCGCCAACGGAGCATGCAATCCGGCTGCACAATGAGATTGATCGGATCTTTGCCGGGGTTCGCCAGGTCGAGAATGCAATCGATGCTCTTAGGCGCGAAGAGCAGGGGCGGCTGATGATCGGTGTTCTACCAGCGCTGGCCGGCTCGTTCATTCAGCGGGTAATCATCGACTTTCTGGACAAGCACCCCAATGTCTTCTGCTCGATCAAAACCTATAGCTCACACATGGTCGTTGAGCGCTTGGTCGTGCGGCAGCTCGACGTCGGGCTGACCAATGGTAGGATCGACAATCCCTATGTGAGTTTCGAGCCACTGATGGAGGACCCGCTGGTCTGCATCATGCCGCTTGATCATCCGCTGACGAGCAAGAAGCGCGTCGAGCCCAGCGATCTGGACCAACTGCCCTTCATTGGGTTTGATCCTGATATTTATGTCAGCCATCTGATCACCAAGGTGCTCGATACCTATAAGGTCCAGCCCAACATCATATTGTCAGCGACCTCTGCACAACCTGTCTGTGAGTTTGTGGCCGCGGGTTTGGGTGTCTCACTGGTTCACCCCATCATGCTCGACGGAATGGAGCATCGTGTCGCCGTTAGGCCATTTGATCCCGACATCATGTTTCACTTTCAGCTAGCGAGGATGGCCGACGGGCGTAATGCCCGCTTTGCTGAAGCGTTAGTGGATGAGATCCGCCGTACGGCGTCTGCCATCTCCAAGAGGATCGTGAGCGACAGATAA
- a CDS encoding RidA family protein: MNDITRIKTNPRRGRAVAYNGVLYLGGQVADNWDGDIVAQTREALAKIDKVLAEAGTDKSRLLNVQIWLKDIGRDFAGMNEAWDGWIDVEAAPARATAQCELGAPAILIEIIVQAALPA; this comes from the coding sequence ATGAACGACATCACCCGCATCAAAACCAACCCGCGTCGTGGCAGGGCTGTCGCCTATAATGGCGTGCTCTATCTGGGGGGGCAGGTCGCCGATAATTGGGATGGTGACATCGTGGCGCAGACCCGCGAGGCGCTCGCCAAGATTGATAAGGTGTTGGCTGAAGCCGGTACCGATAAAAGCCGACTGCTCAACGTCCAAATCTGGCTGAAGGACATCGGGCGCGACTTTGCCGGTATGAACGAGGCGTGGGATGGCTGGATTGATGTCGAAGCAGCACCTGCGCGTGCGACGGCCCAGTGCGAGCTCGGTGCGCCGGCCATTCTGATCGAGATTATCGTCCAGGCGGCACTGCCGGCTTAA
- a CDS encoding carboxylesterase/lipase family protein → MPHSISIYAASARAHIPNQITEPAKNRRAMPQRSAAFTAALLLGMLSAFKPAPILAAQPLRAPIVRTDKGLLRGSVSNGITRYLGVPYAAAPIGDLRWRPPEAHAPWPQVRNATAFAPICAQTTTLGVFSGPRNANEDCLYLNVFTPTARPPARLPVIVYLHGGGNFTGETPSYDGSKLAARGNVVVTVEYRLNLMGFLAHPALDQEGHSFGNYGILDQQAALRWIQSNIAHFGGDKRNVTLAGQSSGAIDVLLHMVSPTSAGLFHRAICQSSCYANFPAITQDAAEAIGVAFAQAAGCGSGRGSETARCLRELPATKIEELAGTASAQSKFVIIGAGIVDGQTLPDQPLTLFKTGRFRHVPLMTGATMDEQGFFLAITQYWSHSDNAKRIPPTADQYERYVRSSYAPPKYPESTASDILSLYPLSSLESPAQTWSRAASDAKICDIRRLSTLLAQQIPVYAYEFSDRRAPSIFPDMPGLTLGAYHTADIQYLFPLWHGGPDGVSRPLNSQQSRLSDEIVAAWSNFARTGNPNGAGNAPWPRHTEKAGSDAWLIQDHPASSRLTDHQYAMRRHCDFWDSLTPSP, encoded by the coding sequence ATGCCTCATTCGATCTCGATCTACGCGGCTAGCGCCCGGGCCCATATCCCCAACCAGATCACCGAGCCTGCGAAAAACCGGAGAGCAATGCCACAGCGATCGGCAGCTTTCACAGCCGCCCTTCTCCTAGGCATGCTGAGCGCCTTTAAGCCAGCACCCATCCTAGCAGCCCAACCGCTGCGAGCACCGATAGTCAGGACAGACAAAGGGCTTTTGCGGGGCTCCGTTTCTAACGGCATTACGAGATATCTTGGAGTACCTTATGCGGCCGCGCCGATCGGGGATCTCCGCTGGCGTCCCCCTGAAGCACATGCGCCGTGGCCCCAAGTTCGAAACGCCACCGCCTTCGCCCCGATCTGCGCACAAACTACAACTCTCGGCGTCTTCTCCGGCCCCCGAAACGCCAACGAGGACTGCCTATATCTCAATGTTTTCACGCCGACCGCTCGGCCTCCGGCTCGGCTTCCCGTGATCGTCTATCTTCACGGCGGCGGCAATTTCACCGGGGAAACACCCAGCTATGACGGCAGCAAATTAGCGGCCCGTGGCAATGTGGTCGTCACGGTTGAGTATCGCCTAAATCTGATGGGATTTTTGGCGCATCCCGCGCTGGATCAAGAAGGACACAGCTTCGGCAATTACGGCATTCTCGATCAGCAAGCCGCGCTCAGGTGGATCCAGAGCAATATCGCACATTTTGGGGGCGATAAACGCAATGTGACGCTCGCCGGACAGTCTTCAGGAGCAATCGACGTACTCCTGCATATGGTATCGCCTACTTCTGCCGGCCTCTTCCACCGCGCGATTTGCCAAAGCTCATGCTATGCTAATTTCCCAGCGATCACGCAGGATGCCGCCGAGGCTATAGGCGTCGCTTTCGCACAGGCCGCGGGCTGTGGTTCGGGGCGTGGTTCGGAAACTGCGCGATGCCTTCGCGAGCTTCCTGCCACGAAGATCGAGGAGCTGGCTGGTACTGCTAGCGCTCAAAGCAAGTTTGTCATCATTGGTGCGGGTATCGTTGACGGGCAGACCCTGCCCGATCAGCCGCTAACGTTATTCAAAACTGGTCGCTTTCGTCACGTGCCCCTGATGACCGGTGCCACAATGGACGAGCAGGGCTTTTTTCTCGCGATAACTCAATATTGGTCCCACTCGGATAACGCGAAGCGCATCCCGCCTACCGCGGACCAATATGAACGCTACGTCCGTTCAAGCTATGCGCCCCCCAAATATCCTGAAAGCACGGCGTCGGATATTTTGTCGCTGTACCCGCTAAGCAGTTTAGAAAGCCCGGCACAGACATGGTCGCGCGCGGCGAGCGACGCAAAAATCTGCGACATTCGTCGGCTCAGCACGCTGCTGGCGCAACAGATCCCCGTTTATGCCTATGAGTTTTCAGATCGACGGGCGCCATCCATATTTCCAGATATGCCTGGACTGACCTTAGGCGCATACCACACAGCCGATATCCAATATCTGTTCCCCCTTTGGCATGGCGGGCCAGATGGCGTGAGCAGGCCATTGAACAGCCAGCAGTCGAGATTGTCAGACGAAATTGTCGCCGCATGGAGCAATTTTGCCCGCACCGGCAATCCGAATGGAGCGGGGAATGCCCCCTGGCCACGTCACACAGAAAAAGCTGGCAGCGATGCTTGGCTTATACAGGATCATCCCGCTTCATCGCGTCTCACCGACCACCAATATGCGATGAGGCGCCACTGCGATTTTTGGGATTCATTGACGCCGTCGCCTTAA
- a CDS encoding MucR family transcriptional regulator, with amino-acid sequence MNSEDLIGLTAQIVTSHVESNRVNMADVPALIQSVYGALTNLGSPAPVPEVPQEPAVSIRTSVKPDSITCLECGSKQKMLKRHLSNAHGLTPVEYRAKWKLPTSYPLVAPNYADVRRQLAHKIGLGKKEPVKAPTRRKRSS; translated from the coding sequence TTGAACAGCGAAGATCTTATTGGTTTGACGGCGCAGATCGTCACCAGCCATGTCGAGAGCAACCGAGTCAATATGGCTGACGTGCCAGCGCTCATCCAAAGCGTCTATGGCGCTTTGACGAACTTAGGATCGCCGGCTCCCGTACCCGAAGTTCCACAAGAACCCGCGGTTTCCATCCGAACCTCTGTGAAGCCCGACAGCATTACCTGTCTTGAATGCGGTTCGAAGCAAAAGATGCTCAAGCGGCACCTCAGCAATGCGCATGGGCTGACGCCAGTAGAATATCGGGCCAAATGGAAATTGCCCACCAGCTATCCGCTCGTGGCGCCCAACTATGCGGATGTTCGCAGACAATTGGCCCACAAGATTGGGCTCGGGAAGAAGGAACCCGTGAAAGCACCGACCAGGAGGAAGCGCAGCTCCTGA
- a CDS encoding (2Fe-2S)-binding protein yields the protein MFRKIDPARAPSPVMLTIDGVGVTADEGEPLAAVLLRNAPYSCRRTPVSGASRAPFCMMGVCFECLVEVDGATSTRSCLVRVRDGLDVRRQNHRPGPDGGLA from the coding sequence ATGTTTCGCAAAATCGACCCTGCTCGAGCACCGAGCCCGGTCATGCTCACTATCGATGGCGTCGGAGTCACCGCCGACGAGGGCGAGCCGCTCGCAGCCGTCCTTCTACGCAATGCGCCTTATTCTTGTCGGCGGACGCCCGTGAGCGGCGCCTCCAGAGCCCCCTTTTGTATGATGGGGGTGTGCTTTGAATGTCTTGTCGAAGTCGACGGTGCGACATCCACGCGCAGTTGCCTCGTGCGCGTGCGCGACGGATTAGATGTGCGCCGCCAGAACCACCGCCCAGGACCCGATGGTGGATTAGCATGA
- a CDS encoding NAD(P)/FAD-dependent oxidoreductase, producing the protein MIDVAIVGAGPAGMTAALELQKLGLSTTVIDDQPAPGGRIFANIEQRPAHGAEDRSGAALVRRFRQMGGDYRPASEVWQIEPGPRLFLSSSGQAQMIEPRFILMATGAQERPMPFPGWQLPGVMTVGAAQILLKTARQIPDKPVWLAGSGPLLLLYMHQLIAAGGMVEGILDTSPSGRIITAARALPGAITYGWRDLLRGLAWQWQSRSIKVVRGITSLQARGGDKLSHVTYSTDDGQIGEIATELLFIHDGVVPGLHGTIAAGCDHRWNEAEQCFEPILDTFGRTSVETIFAAGDGATIGGARAATLSGRLAAIGIARAAGTMSSEQAETAAKPVRRGLAKAARFRHFVDALYPPVKMALPDETITCRCEEVTARDIRAALKNEAHLGPDGIKIATRAGMGPCQGRQCGASLTRLVREAHGGAPDAIGFLRIRPPLKPLTLGELATLDSGI; encoded by the coding sequence ATGATCGACGTCGCGATCGTCGGCGCAGGGCCGGCCGGTATGACGGCGGCGCTTGAACTCCAAAAGCTGGGCCTATCAACAACTGTCATCGACGATCAGCCAGCACCTGGCGGACGCATCTTTGCCAATATCGAACAGCGGCCCGCTCATGGTGCTGAAGATCGATCAGGCGCCGCATTGGTGCGCCGATTTCGGCAAATGGGCGGTGACTACAGACCCGCATCCGAGGTGTGGCAAATCGAGCCCGGGCCCCGTCTATTTCTATCGAGCTCAGGACAGGCTCAAATGATCGAGCCACGGTTCATATTGATGGCGACGGGCGCACAAGAGCGGCCAATGCCATTTCCCGGCTGGCAATTGCCTGGTGTTATGACCGTGGGCGCTGCGCAGATACTGCTCAAGACGGCGCGCCAAATACCCGACAAGCCCGTATGGCTAGCAGGCTCAGGCCCCCTCCTCCTCCTCTACATGCATCAGCTCATTGCCGCAGGCGGCATGGTTGAAGGCATTCTCGATACGTCCCCCTCGGGACGGATCATTACAGCTGCGCGCGCGCTCCCTGGCGCGATTACCTATGGCTGGCGCGATTTGTTGAGAGGGCTCGCTTGGCAATGGCAGTCCCGCTCAATCAAGGTCGTTCGCGGCATTACCTCCCTCCAGGCCCGTGGCGGGGATAAGCTATCGCACGTCACCTACTCCACAGACGATGGCCAAATCGGGGAGATCGCGACCGAACTTCTCTTCATCCATGACGGCGTCGTGCCCGGTCTCCACGGAACCATTGCGGCTGGTTGCGATCACCGGTGGAACGAGGCCGAACAATGTTTCGAACCCATCCTTGATACATTTGGCCGGACCTCGGTTGAGACCATTTTCGCAGCCGGCGATGGCGCAACCATCGGCGGTGCTCGTGCCGCCACCTTATCGGGCCGTTTAGCAGCGATAGGGATTGCCCGGGCCGCAGGCACCATGAGCTCAGAGCAAGCCGAAACCGCAGCCAAGCCCGTGCGGCGTGGACTGGCTAAGGCCGCACGCTTCCGCCACTTTGTCGATGCTCTGTATCCACCCGTCAAAATGGCGCTGCCGGATGAGACGATCACCTGCAGATGCGAGGAGGTCACTGCGCGCGATATCCGCGCAGCATTGAAAAACGAGGCGCATCTGGGTCCCGACGGCATCAAGATCGCAACGCGCGCTGGTATGGGGCCCTGCCAAGGTCGCCAATGTGGAGCGAGCCTCACGCGCTTGGTGCGCGAAGCACATGGCGGAGCACCGGATGCGATTGGCTTTTTGCGCATTCGGCCTCCGTTGAAGCCCCTCACGCTGGGCGAGCTTGCAACATTGGATAGCGGCATATGA